Genomic window (Candidatus Palauibacter australiensis):
GAGACCTACGACGTCGTCGTAGTCGGGGCCGGACCGGCCGGCTACGTGTGTGCGATCCGGGCCGCGCAACTCGGACTCCGGACCGCCTGCGTCGAGAGCGGGTCGTACGAGGGCGGCCTCGGCGGCACCTGCCTCAACTGGGGCTGCATCCCCGCCAAGGCGCTGCTCGAGAGCGCCGCGCTCGCGCACAACCTGCAGCACCACGGCGCCCGCATGGGCGTGAAGCCTGTCGAAGTAGAGTACGAC
Coding sequences:
- a CDS encoding FAD-dependent oxidoreductase; protein product: MSETYDVVVVGAGPAGYVCAIRAAQLGLRTACVESGSYEGGLGGTCLNWGCIPAKALLESAALAHNLQHHGARMGVKPVEVEYD